One Natrinema halophilum genomic window carries:
- a CDS encoding MoaD/ThiS family protein: MTTTVTVFGPLRSATGGKTISLEWSGGTVADAIAALVDAYPRAESHLYADDEIRPSVRVSVDGDRAGFADRVPEDASLMVVPAIQGGSEE; the protein is encoded by the coding sequence ATGACGACCACGGTCACGGTTTTCGGACCGCTGCGGAGCGCAACGGGTGGGAAGACTATCTCCCTCGAGTGGTCGGGCGGAACGGTCGCCGATGCCATCGCAGCACTCGTCGATGCGTACCCACGAGCAGAGTCGCACCTCTACGCCGACGATGAAATTCGGCCGAGCGTCAGGGTTTCCGTGGATGGCGATCGCGCTGGGTTTGCTGATCGGGTTCCCGAGGACGCGTCACTGATGGTAGTACCCGCGATTCAGGGCGGTTCTGAGGAGTAG
- a CDS encoding complex I NDUFA9 subunit family protein produces the protein MRILVAGGTGFIGSNLCTELAERDHEVTALSRHPDSGDFPDGVDTAMGDVGAYDSIVDTVAEHEAVVNLVSLSPLYQPPDGKTHEEVHLGGTENLVRAAEAGGVDRFLQMSGLGADPNGNTAFLRAKGKAEAVVRESTLEWTIFRPSVVFGDGAEFVDFTKTVTTPYVTGLPGGGKTRFQPIWIGDLVPLLADALEDDDHVGETYDVAGPQILSLADVTELVYDAEGRDVTIVPIPMAVAKLGLAAIGPIPVVPLGPDQGRSLEIDNTVSDNDVTAFGRDPSELKTFGDYLGLE, from the coding sequence ATGCGAATCCTCGTCGCCGGCGGAACCGGCTTCATCGGCTCGAATCTGTGTACTGAACTGGCCGAGCGCGACCACGAGGTGACGGCGCTGTCGAGACACCCGGACAGCGGCGATTTCCCGGACGGGGTCGATACGGCGATGGGCGACGTCGGGGCGTACGACTCGATCGTCGACACCGTTGCGGAGCACGAGGCTGTCGTCAACCTCGTTTCGCTTTCCCCGCTCTATCAACCCCCCGATGGGAAGACACACGAGGAGGTCCACCTCGGCGGCACGGAAAATCTCGTCCGCGCCGCCGAAGCCGGCGGTGTCGATAGATTCCTGCAAATGAGCGGGCTCGGGGCCGATCCGAACGGCAACACCGCTTTCCTTCGCGCCAAGGGGAAAGCCGAGGCAGTCGTCAGGGAATCGACTCTCGAATGGACGATCTTCCGTCCGTCGGTCGTGTTCGGTGACGGCGCCGAGTTCGTCGACTTTACGAAAACGGTGACGACGCCGTACGTAACGGGGCTCCCGGGCGGCGGGAAGACGCGCTTTCAGCCGATCTGGATCGGCGACCTCGTTCCGCTGCTCGCGGATGCACTCGAGGACGACGATCACGTCGGCGAGACGTACGACGTCGCGGGCCCGCAAATACTCTCCCTCGCGGACGTGACGGAACTCGTCTACGACGCCGAGGGAAGGGACGTCACGATCGTTCCCATTCCGATGGCCGTCGCCAAACTCGGGTTAGCGGCGATCGGCCCGATACCGGTCGTTCCTCTCGGTCCCGATCAGGGTCGATCGCTCGAGATCGACAACACCGTCTCGGACAACGACGTTACCGCATTCGGCCGCGATCCGAGCGAATTGAAGACCTTCGGCGACTATCTCGGCCTCGAATAG
- the cofG gene encoding 7,8-didemethyl-8-hydroxy-5-deazariboflavin synthase subunit CofG, whose product MFPGASEYGVDITVQDRAVENLLQVSPNDVDAPSALTFARNVFVPLTTACRYTCTYCTYFDPPGQASLLSLEEVREICQRGADAGCTEALFTFGDDPDDRYTEIHDQLADWGHDSIHTYLREACEVALEEGLLPHANPGDQTREQMETVADVNASMGVMLETTAEVSAHAGPRRKVPGQRLRTLANAGELDVAFTTGILVGIGEDWRDRAESLLAIRELHDRYDHIQEVIVQPVVNNERWAEGSPDLATMRRVTSMARVALPEEISVQVPPNLAPAKDLIDCGVDDLGGVSPVTDDHINPEYKWPALRELEEIADHAGVPLGERLPVYERFLPPDLRTDGFDGVLADGAGFDGSNAERNWISPTIRDALEADDPAGERYRSVLRREAGTATR is encoded by the coding sequence ATGTTCCCCGGGGCGAGCGAGTACGGCGTCGATATCACGGTCCAGGACCGGGCCGTCGAGAATCTCCTTCAGGTTAGCCCGAACGACGTCGACGCGCCGTCGGCTCTCACCTTCGCACGGAACGTCTTCGTGCCCCTCACGACGGCCTGTCGGTACACCTGCACCTACTGTACGTACTTCGACCCGCCCGGACAGGCCTCCCTGCTGTCGCTCGAGGAAGTCCGCGAAATCTGTCAGCGCGGTGCAGACGCCGGGTGTACGGAGGCGCTGTTTACGTTCGGCGACGATCCCGACGACCGGTACACCGAGATCCACGACCAACTCGCAGATTGGGGGCACGACTCGATTCATACGTATCTGCGCGAGGCCTGCGAGGTCGCCCTCGAGGAGGGACTGCTCCCGCACGCCAATCCGGGCGACCAGACCCGCGAACAGATGGAAACCGTCGCGGATGTCAACGCGAGTATGGGCGTGATGCTCGAGACGACTGCGGAGGTGAGCGCACACGCGGGACCGCGGCGCAAGGTGCCCGGACAGCGGCTCCGGACCCTCGCGAACGCGGGCGAACTGGACGTGGCCTTCACGACCGGCATTCTCGTGGGAATCGGCGAGGACTGGCGCGATCGCGCCGAGAGCCTGCTGGCTATTCGTGAACTACACGACCGCTACGATCACATTCAGGAGGTGATCGTCCAACCCGTCGTGAACAACGAGCGTTGGGCCGAGGGCTCACCGGATCTCGCGACGATGCGTCGCGTGACGTCGATGGCCCGGGTCGCCCTCCCCGAAGAAATCTCGGTGCAGGTTCCGCCGAACCTCGCCCCTGCGAAGGACCTGATCGACTGCGGCGTCGACGATCTTGGCGGTGTCTCGCCCGTCACGGACGACCACATCAATCCCGAATACAAGTGGCCCGCACTCCGCGAACTCGAGGAAATCGCCGACCACGCGGGCGTCCCGCTGGGCGAACGGCTGCCCGTCTACGAACGGTTCCTGCCGCCGGACCTGCGAACGGACGGCTTCGATGGCGTCCTCGCCGACGGCGCGGGGTTCGACGGCTCCAACGCCGAGCGCAACTGGATCTCGCCGACGATCCGGGACGCGCTCGAGGCGGACGATCCGGCCGGCGAGCGCTACCGATCCGTGCTACGGAGGGAAGCGGGGACCGCGACGCGGTGA
- the cofH gene encoding 7,8-didemethyl-8-hydroxy-5-deazariboflavin synthase subunit CofH yields MDRPVTEADLTFEHVPETDQSFENALAKARDGDRLTVDDAIELLTTGTDSGGIDRTRKERVLEAADRRRAETVGEEVTFIANLNNNVTTACNVGCLFCNFKDAAHTFERETEIETAGFTKTPDESREIVADAVERGIYEVTSVSGLHPAFALDDDHREILEAHPNPKEVNYKSPELYETSPGTYTEQMAAMDVDGVHVHSMTPEEAYHARRGTDWSYEEIYRRLRDAGLDTVPGTAAEILVDEVRDVICPGKIDTDGWLEAMEAAATVGLGMTATIMYGHVENEAHRAIHLKRVRDLQDRTGTITEFVPLSFIHQNTPLYEHDVVSGGASTDEDELMIAVSRLFLDNIDHIQSSWVKYGDQQGLKMLSCGADDFMGTILSEEITKRAGGEFGEYRSFADYVDLVSSIGRIPVERSTDYENRRVIDPGESPLGPQLGPKADGTPLLTREEQDAREARTAPADD; encoded by the coding sequence ATGGATCGACCGGTGACCGAGGCAGACCTCACGTTCGAACACGTTCCCGAGACCGACCAGTCCTTCGAGAACGCACTGGCAAAGGCGCGCGACGGCGACCGATTGACGGTCGACGACGCAATCGAGTTACTCACGACGGGAACGGACAGCGGAGGGATCGACCGGACGCGAAAGGAACGCGTCCTCGAGGCGGCAGACCGCCGTCGCGCGGAGACCGTCGGCGAAGAGGTCACCTTCATAGCGAACCTGAACAACAACGTCACGACCGCCTGCAACGTAGGTTGTCTCTTCTGTAATTTCAAGGATGCTGCACATACCTTCGAGCGAGAGACGGAAATAGAGACGGCAGGCTTTACGAAAACGCCGGATGAATCCCGAGAGATAGTCGCCGACGCCGTCGAGCGAGGTATATACGAGGTGACGTCTGTCTCCGGTCTCCACCCCGCGTTCGCGCTCGACGACGACCACCGGGAGATCCTCGAAGCCCATCCAAACCCGAAGGAAGTCAACTACAAATCCCCTGAACTTTACGAGACCAGCCCCGGCACGTACACCGAACAGATGGCGGCGATGGACGTCGACGGGGTTCACGTCCACTCGATGACCCCTGAAGAGGCGTATCACGCCCGCCGCGGAACCGACTGGTCCTACGAGGAAATCTACCGACGGTTGCGAGACGCTGGACTCGATACGGTCCCCGGAACGGCCGCCGAGATCCTCGTCGACGAAGTCCGGGACGTGATCTGTCCCGGGAAAATCGACACCGACGGCTGGCTCGAGGCCATGGAGGCCGCTGCGACTGTCGGTCTCGGAATGACGGCGACGATCATGTACGGTCACGTCGAAAACGAGGCCCACCGGGCGATTCACTTAAAGCGCGTTCGCGATCTGCAAGATCGGACGGGGACGATCACGGAGTTCGTTCCCCTCTCGTTCATCCATCAGAATACGCCGCTTTACGAACACGACGTGGTTTCCGGCGGTGCGAGCACCGACGAGGACGAATTGATGATCGCCGTCTCGCGGCTCTTCCTCGACAACATCGATCACATCCAGTCGTCCTGGGTCAAATACGGCGACCAGCAGGGGCTCAAAATGCTCTCCTGCGGCGCTGACGACTTCATGGGAACGATCCTCTCCGAGGAGATCACCAAGCGTGCGGGCGGAGAGTTCGGCGAGTATCGCTCGTTCGCCGACTACGTCGACCTCGTGAGTTCGATCGGCCGCATTCCCGTCGAACGGTCGACCGACTACGAGAACCGCCGTGTCATCGATCCCGGCGAGTCACCTCTCGGCCCCCAACTCGGCCCGAAAGCGGACGGAACGCCGCTTCTCACACGCGAGGAACAGGATGCGCGCGAGGCACGGACTGCTCCTGCAGACGACTGA
- a CDS encoding nucleoside deaminase, with protein sequence METDESYVRQAVDLSKAAVENGNTPFGSLLVIDDTVVRTAENTTLTDDDVAAHPEFKLARWAASELEQAEREACTMYTSTEPCPMCTSAIVYAGLDRVVYSVSVESLASIRDDGVIEIPSAEVVDRADASTTVDGPILEDEGLAVHEEYF encoded by the coding sequence ATGGAGACAGACGAGTCCTACGTTCGCCAGGCGGTCGATCTGTCGAAGGCGGCGGTCGAAAACGGAAACACACCGTTCGGGTCGCTGCTCGTGATCGACGATACGGTCGTCCGGACGGCCGAGAACACAACCCTGACCGACGACGACGTGGCCGCCCATCCGGAGTTCAAACTGGCTCGATGGGCCGCGAGCGAACTCGAGCAGGCCGAGCGCGAGGCGTGTACGATGTATACCAGCACGGAACCGTGCCCGATGTGTACGAGCGCTATCGTCTACGCGGGACTCGATCGGGTCGTCTACAGCGTCTCCGTCGAGTCACTCGCGTCGATTCGAGACGACGGCGTGATCGAGATCCCCAGCGCGGAAGTCGTTGACCGGGCCGACGCGTCGACGACCGTGGACGGGCCAATTCTCGAAGACGAGGGACTCGCGGTCCACGAAGAGTACTTTTAA
- a CDS encoding tubulin/FtsZ family protein: MKLAMIGFGQAGGKIVDRFLDYDDRTNSGIVRAAIAVNTAKADLIGLDNIPQENRVLIGQARVKGHGVGADNELGAEVAEEDIDEVQNAIDSIPTHEVDAFLIVAGMGGGTGSGGAPVLAKHLKRIYTIPVYGLGVLPGTDEGGIYTLNAARSFQTFVREVDNLLVFDNDSWRQTGESVEGGYDQINEEIVRRFGILFGAGEVGDGQEVAESVVDSSEIINTLSGGGVSTVGYASEEVEVNSGGGLLSRFTGDTGGDDDLDAANTTNRITSLVRKAALGRLTLPCEIEGTERALLVLSGPSEYLNRKGIERGRKWLEEETGSMEVRGGDFPRSEPEVAAAILLSGVTNVPRIKRLQQVAIEAQDNIDDIQRESEENLEELVEDDEDELEPLF; the protein is encoded by the coding sequence ATGAAGCTGGCGATGATCGGATTCGGACAGGCTGGTGGCAAAATCGTCGATCGATTCCTCGATTACGACGATCGGACGAACAGCGGAATCGTCCGCGCGGCGATTGCCGTCAACACCGCGAAAGCGGATCTCATCGGTCTCGACAACATACCACAGGAGAATCGCGTACTCATCGGCCAGGCCCGCGTAAAGGGCCACGGGGTCGGTGCTGATAACGAACTCGGCGCCGAAGTCGCCGAGGAGGACATCGACGAGGTACAGAACGCAATCGATTCGATTCCGACTCACGAGGTCGACGCCTTTCTGATCGTTGCCGGGATGGGAGGCGGGACCGGTTCGGGTGGTGCGCCGGTACTTGCGAAACATCTCAAGCGAATCTACACGATCCCCGTGTACGGGCTCGGCGTTCTACCCGGCACGGACGAGGGGGGCATCTACACGCTCAACGCAGCCCGGTCCTTCCAGACGTTCGTCCGCGAAGTCGATAACCTGCTCGTCTTCGACAACGACTCGTGGCGACAGACAGGCGAGTCCGTCGAGGGGGGCTACGACCAGATCAACGAGGAGATCGTCCGCCGCTTTGGTATCCTCTTCGGGGCGGGCGAGGTAGGCGACGGCCAGGAGGTCGCCGAGAGCGTCGTCGACTCCTCCGAGATCATCAACACGCTCTCCGGCGGTGGTGTCTCCACCGTTGGCTACGCCTCGGAGGAGGTGGAAGTCAATTCGGGTGGCGGCCTCCTTTCGCGGTTTACCGGCGACACAGGTGGTGACGACGATCTGGACGCTGCGAACACAACGAATCGAATCACGAGCCTCGTCCGCAAGGCTGCACTCGGCCGACTCACGTTGCCGTGTGAAATCGAAGGCACCGAGCGCGCACTGCTCGTCCTTTCCGGACCCTCGGAGTACCTGAACCGAAAAGGAATCGAGCGCGGGCGCAAGTGGCTCGAAGAAGAAACCGGGAGCATGGAAGTCCGTGGTGGTGACTTCCCGCGCAGCGAACCGGAAGTCGCCGCGGCGATCTTGCTCTCCGGCGTGACGAACGTCCCGCGGATCAAGCGCCTCCAGCAGGTCGCGATCGAAGCACAGGACAACATCGACGACATCCAACGGGAAAGCGAAGAGAACCTCGAGGAACTCGTCGAGGACGACGAAGACGAACTCGAACCGCTGTTTTAA
- a CDS encoding phosphoribosylaminoimidazolesuccinocarboxamide synthase produces the protein MTSVKEFRIETEATAEDLGRGSFVFTDDYSVFDWGKMPDQIPQKGASLCTMGAFNFELLEADGVPTHYRGIVENGDVVGLEDASHPPWEMAIDLTQVPDLPHEGREYDYDHYHDAAGENYLIPLEIVFRNRVPVGSSLRHRTEPADHGLGFDEWPDEAVDLDDPIVEFSTKYEEGDRYLERDEADFIAGAAAVDDLASVAREVNRIVTEQADSAGLVHEDGKIECLYYGGEIRVADVVGTFDENRFSYEGTQLSKEVLRQYHKRTQPEWVQAVEAAKAEAKRDNIADWKSLCSVDPEPLEENILDTARDMYCAGANAYTGREFFDAPPLSSAIGAVRRL, from the coding sequence GTGACGAGCGTCAAAGAATTCCGCATCGAAACGGAAGCGACCGCCGAGGACCTCGGTCGCGGCTCGTTCGTCTTCACCGACGATTACTCGGTCTTCGACTGGGGAAAGATGCCCGATCAGATCCCGCAGAAAGGTGCGAGCCTCTGTACGATGGGCGCGTTCAACTTCGAACTGCTCGAAGCTGACGGCGTTCCGACCCATTATCGGGGCATTGTCGAAAACGGGGACGTCGTCGGCCTCGAAGACGCGTCCCATCCGCCGTGGGAGATGGCGATCGACCTCACACAAGTGCCCGACCTGCCCCACGAGGGGCGGGAGTATGACTACGACCACTACCACGACGCGGCCGGCGAAAACTACCTGATTCCACTCGAAATCGTCTTTCGCAACCGCGTCCCCGTGGGCTCGAGTCTGCGACACCGGACCGAACCCGCCGATCACGGCCTCGGGTTCGACGAGTGGCCGGACGAGGCCGTCGATCTGGACGATCCGATCGTCGAATTCTCGACGAAGTACGAGGAAGGCGACCGCTACCTCGAACGCGACGAGGCGGATTTCATCGCGGGTGCGGCCGCCGTCGACGACCTCGCGTCGGTCGCCCGCGAGGTGAATCGGATCGTTACCGAACAGGCGGATTCGGCCGGATTGGTCCACGAGGATGGGAAGATCGAGTGCCTGTACTATGGGGGCGAGATCCGCGTTGCCGACGTCGTCGGTACCTTCGACGAGAACCGATTCAGCTACGAAGGGACCCAGCTCTCGAAGGAAGTGCTCCGCCAGTATCACAAACGAACCCAGCCCGAATGGGTGCAAGCCGTCGAAGCCGCGAAGGCCGAGGCGAAACGGGATAACATCGCCGACTGGAAATCACTCTGCAGTGTCGATCCCGAACCGCTCGAGGAGAATATCCTCGATACCGCCCGCGATATGTACTGCGCCGGGGCAAACGCCTACACTGGTCGGGAGTTTTTCGACGCGCCGCCGCTCTCGAGTGCGATCGGGGCGGTTCGGCGGTTGTAA
- a CDS encoding SDR family NAD(P)-dependent oxidoreductase, giving the protein MRLEGKTAFITGAGSGLGREAAKLFAKEGATIVAADIDIEGAEETIEQVENAGRDGTALELDVQDADAVHAAVDEAAAEFGLDIMINNAGISHGPAAVEDIDEAKRDRLIDVNVKGVWNGCHAVIPHFKEQGSGAIVNTASLAGVIGAPQLGAYSLTKGAVVNFTRTVAAEVGPSGIRANAVCPGVTDTPMPRKGQTDAEWEATKEEMARHYPLKRLGRPEDIANAMLFLASDEADWITGEALVIDGGFSCS; this is encoded by the coding sequence ATGCGACTCGAAGGCAAGACAGCGTTTATCACTGGTGCCGGATCAGGTCTCGGTCGAGAAGCTGCGAAACTGTTCGCCAAAGAGGGTGCGACGATCGTCGCGGCCGACATCGACATCGAGGGTGCCGAGGAGACGATAGAGCAGGTCGAAAATGCAGGACGAGACGGAACTGCACTCGAGTTGGACGTTCAGGACGCCGATGCGGTTCACGCGGCCGTCGACGAGGCGGCCGCCGAATTCGGCCTCGATATCATGATCAACAACGCCGGCATCAGCCACGGCCCCGCCGCGGTCGAGGACATCGACGAGGCGAAGCGGGATCGGCTCATCGACGTGAACGTGAAGGGCGTCTGGAACGGCTGCCACGCGGTCATTCCGCACTTCAAGGAGCAGGGGTCGGGTGCGATCGTGAATACGGCGTCGCTGGCCGGCGTTATCGGTGCACCACAGCTCGGCGCGTATTCGCTGACGAAAGGCGCAGTCGTCAACTTCACCCGCACGGTCGCGGCGGAGGTCGGTCCGAGCGGCATCCGGGCGAACGCGGTCTGTCCCGGCGTGACGGACACGCCGATGCCGCGGAAGGGCCAGACCGACGCGGAGTGGGAGGCCACCAAAGAGGAGATGGCCCGCCACTATCCCCTCAAGCGACTCGGTCGGCCCGAGGACATCGCCAACGCGATGTTGTTCCTGGCGAGCGACGAGGCCGACTGGATCACCGGCGAGGCCCTGGTCATCGACGGCGGTTTCTCCTGTTCGTAG
- the tmk gene encoding dTMP kinase, which translates to MLATLEGLDGSGKTTVWEALHERYPDATFTREPTNSWYGDAVYRSIEDDEADPLAELFLYTADHADHLSRVIEPALERGDLVVSDRYSDSRFAYQGATLAAAEGHDLADPLEYVVDVHEPFSITPDLTIYFDLDPETAAERAGATNKFEHADYLADVRANYERLLEREPDRFARVNATQDPDAVLEAVADALERTLAGSDGRDAAGTGR; encoded by the coding sequence ATGCTCGCTACGCTCGAGGGGTTAGATGGCAGCGGTAAAACGACGGTCTGGGAGGCCTTACACGAGCGCTATCCGGACGCCACGTTCACACGTGAACCGACGAATTCGTGGTACGGCGACGCCGTCTACCGGTCGATCGAAGACGACGAGGCCGATCCGCTCGCCGAACTCTTTCTCTACACGGCCGATCACGCCGATCATCTCTCCCGCGTAATCGAACCTGCACTCGAGCGCGGCGACCTCGTCGTGTCGGATCGATACTCCGACTCCCGCTTCGCCTATCAGGGCGCGACGCTCGCAGCGGCCGAGGGACACGACCTCGCCGATCCACTCGAGTACGTCGTCGACGTTCACGAGCCCTTTTCGATCACGCCCGACCTGACGATCTACTTCGATCTCGACCCGGAAACCGCCGCCGAGCGCGCCGGTGCGACGAACAAGTTCGAACACGCCGACTACCTCGCCGACGTGCGGGCGAACTACGAGCGGTTGCTCGAGCGCGAGCCAGATCGGTTCGCTCGCGTGAACGCAACGCAGGATCCCGACGCCGTCCTCGAGGCGGTTGCGGACGCGCTCGAGCGGACGCTAGCCGGGTCTGACGGGCGCGACGCGGCGGGTACCGGTCGATAG
- the cofC gene encoding 2-phospho-L-lactate guanylyltransferase — protein sequence MRVVVPYAAKSPKTRLEPVLTAAERSVFSRAMLADVLRTIVEAGHEPAVVTTAPLDLADLELPGEVATSTSVVVDDRSLTAAVNARLPTDERSDAGGSEDGNGDSNAVAVVMADLALASSSALEALFAAAADVAISPGRAGGTNALVVRHPAFRVDYHGASYLDHRVIASEVGASLETIDSFRLATDVDEPVDLVEVLVHGRETDRAPTCLREFGFELDVRDGRVAVSREESAATE from the coding sequence ATGCGCGTCGTGGTCCCGTACGCCGCCAAGTCGCCGAAGACTCGCCTCGAGCCCGTGCTCACGGCAGCCGAGCGGTCGGTGTTTTCCCGGGCGATGCTCGCGGACGTGCTGCGGACGATCGTCGAAGCGGGTCACGAGCCGGCGGTCGTCACGACCGCACCACTGGACCTCGCCGACCTCGAGTTGCCGGGCGAGGTCGCCACGTCGACGTCTGTCGTGGTCGACGACCGCTCGCTTACAGCGGCGGTCAACGCGCGACTGCCGACGGACGAGAGAAGTGACGCAGGCGGGTCCGAAGACGGAAACGGAGACTCGAACGCTGTCGCCGTCGTTATGGCCGACCTCGCGCTGGCGAGTTCCAGTGCGCTCGAAGCACTCTTCGCTGCCGCGGCCGACGTGGCGATCTCGCCGGGGCGAGCCGGCGGGACGAACGCGCTCGTCGTTCGCCACCCAGCGTTCCGGGTCGACTACCACGGCGCCTCCTATCTCGACCACCGCGTGATCGCAAGCGAGGTCGGAGCTTCTCTCGAAACGATCGATTCGTTTCGGCTCGCCACCGACGTCGACGAGCCGGTAGATCTCGTCGAGGTGCTCGTCCACGGCCGCGAGACCGACCGCGCACCTACCTGCCTCCGGGAATTTGGCTTCGAACTCGACGTGAGGGATGGGCGTGTCGCGGTCTCTCGAGAGGAAAGCGCGGCGACTGAATAA
- a CDS encoding potassium channel family protein has translation MGIGAFALGMGLLALVVVDLVWTTLWVEGGAGPLTSRLMSWTWRGIRRIGSRNSALLTLSGPIVLVIGLAVWIVLLWGGWTLIFASAEYPLTDTIDGGPISWLDRIYFTGYTIFTLGNGDFAPRDGIWQLATTFATASGMLFVTLSVTYVLSVLDAVTQKRSFASSVSGLGTRSDEILRASWNGDEFRGLDVPLNSLTTQLNVLTENHKAYPILHYFHTGQPERAPVTSIAILDDALALLRFGVSEPDRPSDTIVKNARASVHSYLETLHEAFIEPADRSPPAPSLESIRDAGVPTVSDEEFTESVADLSQRRRLLLALVESDVREWPTAGTE, from the coding sequence ATGGGTATTGGAGCATTCGCTCTCGGGATGGGGCTTCTCGCTCTCGTCGTCGTGGATCTCGTGTGGACGACGCTCTGGGTCGAAGGAGGTGCAGGGCCGCTCACGTCGCGGCTGATGTCGTGGACGTGGCGCGGAATTCGACGAATCGGAAGTCGAAATTCGGCGCTGCTCACCCTCTCAGGACCGATTGTACTCGTGATCGGCCTCGCCGTCTGGATCGTCCTCTTGTGGGGTGGCTGGACGCTGATCTTCGCGAGCGCCGAATACCCCCTCACCGATACGATCGACGGCGGTCCGATCTCCTGGCTGGACCGGATCTACTTCACCGGGTATACGATATTCACGCTGGGTAACGGTGATTTCGCCCCGCGAGACGGCATCTGGCAACTCGCAACGACGTTCGCGACGGCCAGCGGGATGTTGTTTGTCACGCTGAGCGTGACATACGTCCTCTCCGTTCTCGACGCCGTGACGCAGAAACGGTCGTTCGCGAGCAGCGTAAGCGGTCTCGGAACGCGGAGCGACGAAATCCTCCGGGCGAGCTGGAACGGCGACGAATTTCGCGGCCTCGACGTCCCCCTGAACAGCCTCACCACGCAGTTGAACGTACTCACGGAGAATCACAAGGCGTATCCGATTCTCCACTACTTCCACACTGGACAGCCCGAACGAGCACCAGTGACGAGCATCGCGATTCTCGACGACGCGCTTGCGCTGCTTCGGTTCGGCGTTTCCGAACCCGACCGGCCAAGCGATACGATCGTGAAAAACGCACGGGCGAGCGTCCACAGTTATCTCGAGACGCTCCACGAAGCGTTCATCGAACCCGCTGATCGATCTCCGCCCGCGCCGTCTCTCGAATCGATTCGCGACGCTGGAGTTCCCACCGTTTCCGACGAAGAGTTTACTGAATCGGTCGCGGACCTGAGCCAGCGACGACGACTGTTGCTCGCCCTCGTCGAATCTGACGTCCGAGAGTGGCCGACCGCGGGAACGGAATAG